The proteins below come from a single Sorghum bicolor cultivar BTx623 chromosome 4, Sorghum_bicolor_NCBIv3, whole genome shotgun sequence genomic window:
- the LOC8155486 gene encoding putative MO25-like protein At5g47540 isoform X1, whose protein sequence is MTVISLLIMTYFRSWTTHVRRQRRRSRRRAESLARGRPARRARSSIGQTGGCWSIEMTGCLWPCVGAAVAGDGADHRGLFRSKPRTPVEVVQHVRDLVTYVLNNKDGCAGGRRDAKLEHRMLELSKGIKEMKGILYGNGEDDPCEEACKQLTKEFFKKNTDTFRQFIVCLQYVNLDTQKDVTQVIANLQRQKVDSRLVASDYLEANLDLLEILMSGYENLDIAIHYSTLLRDCIRHQVAARYVLESPHFRTFFDHIQFPDFNIQSDVFKTFKELMTRHKSTVAEFFSKNYDWFFAEFNSKLILSASNYFIRRQAVQLLRDILLERSNSAVMMCYVSSKEHLMIHMNLLRDDSIAIQVEAFHVFKLFVANKEQPPEITSILRTNRSKLLRFLKDFTAVEKDDKKFEADKATVISEILALAGAEN, encoded by the exons ATGACAGTTATTTCTTTGCTAATTATG ACATATTTTAGGTCTTGGACGACGCACGTACGTCGCCAGCGGCGGCGGTCTCGTCGGAGAGCGGAGAGTCTAGcgcgcggccggccggccaggcGAGCGCGATCCTCGATCGGACAGACAGGTGGTTGTTGGTCGATCGAGATGACGGGGTGCCTGTGGCCGTGCGTGGGAGCGGCGGTGGCCGGGGATGGGGCCGACCACCGGGGGTTGTTCCGCTCCAAGCCCAGGACCCCCGTGGAGGTGGTACAGCACGTCAGGGACCTGGTCACCTACGTCCTCAACAACAAGGACGGCTGCGCCGGCGGCAGGCGCGACGCCAAGCTTGAGCACAGG ATGTTAGAACTAAGCAAAGGGATCAAAGAGATGAAAGGCATTCTCTATGGCAATGGTGAAGACGATCCTTGTGAAGAAGCTTGCAAGCAATTGACTAAGGAGTTCTTCAAGAAGAACACAGACACCTTTCGTCAATTTATTGTTTGCCTTCAATACGTGAACTTGGAT ACACAAAAGGATGTCACTCAAGTGATTGCAAATTTGCAAAGGCAAAAGGTTGATTCAAGATTGGTTGCCTCTGATTACTTGGAAGCTAACTTGGATCTTTTGGAAATTTTGATGTCTGG GTACGAAAACTTGGACATCGCAATACATTATAGTACTCTATTGAGAGACTGCATACGCCACCAAGTTGCTGCAAG GTACGTATTGGAATCTCCACACTTCAGGACATTCTTTGATCATATACAGTTTCCAGACTTCAATATACAATCCGATGTGTTTAAAACTTTTAAG GAGCTCATGACACGGCATAAATCAACTGTTGCTGAGTTCTTTTCCAAGAATTATGATTGG TTCTTTGCAGAATTCAACTCGAAGCTGATATTATCGGCTTCCAACTACTTCATCCGAAGGCAAGCTGTTCAA CTCTTGCGAGACATTCTTTTGGAAAGGTCAAACAGTGCAGTGATGATGTGCTATGTCAGTTCGAAAGAGCACCTCATGATTCATATGAACCTTCTAAGG GATGACAGCATAGCTATTCAGGTAGAGGCTTTCCATGTCTTCAAG CTGTTCGTCGCTAACAAGGAGCAGCCACCTGAGATCACCAGCATACTGCGCACCAACAGAAGCAAGCTCCTGAGGTTCTTGAAAGACTTCACCGCCGTGGAGAAAG ACGATAAGAAGTTCGAGGCCGATAAAGCTACGGTCATCTCGGAGATCCTAGCGCTAGCTGGCGCTGAAAATTAG
- the LOC8075702 gene encoding laccase-21, producing the protein MAVSRMPAIWVLLIGAVLTFGVAVSPAQASRSHRHYDFVIKKADYTRLCQRKSILTVNGQFPGPTIYARKGDVVTVNVHNHGDKNITVHWHGVDQPRNPWSDGPEFITQCPIQPGASFTYKIILTWEEGTLWWHAHSDFDRNTVHGAIVIRPRRGTTYPFKKPHKEIPIFLGEWWKVDLRQVLADALRTGSEFNASDANTINGQPGDLFPCSRDGTFKLPVEDGKTYMLRLINAVFTYESFFSVAGHSLTVIGTDGSYVKPFAVDYVFIAPGQTVTALLTADRASRGLRNARYYMAARPLLPNNPFISFDKYDNSVATAVLEYADDDAAAAAAPDPEFPVLPAINDSAAADAYTTRLRSLASEEHPVSVPRHVQEHMLVTLAVNFLACSPDEHCQGPQGNRMGASLNNVSFEAPRHASILDAYYHKDKVRGVHTTDDLFPSNPPLLFNFTAGDDLPQELWFTKRGAKVKVLEYGSTVEVVLQNTALLGGDSHPIHLHGFSFYVVGTGSGNFDGDRDPAGYNLVDPPYQNTVAVPNGGWSAIRFRAENPGVWFMHCHFERHMAWGMDTVFIVKDGNVPEAKMLPPPPGMPRC; encoded by the exons ATGGCCGTCAGTAGGATGCCGGCGATCTGGGTACTACTAATAGGTGCAGTCTTGACGTTTGGGGTTGCAGTCAGTCCAGCTCAAGCGTCCAGGTCTCATCGTCACTACGATTTCGTC ATAAAGAAAGCTGACTACACCAGGCTCTGCCAGCGGAAGAGCATACTCACCGTGAACGGGCAGTTCCCCGGTCCAACCATCTACGCGCGCAAGGGCGACGTCGTCACCGTCAATGTTCACAACCATGGCGATAAAAACATCACCGTCCATTG GCACGGCGTGGACCAGCCGCGGAACCCGTGGTCCGACGGGCCGGAGTTCATCACGCAGTGCCCCATCCAGCCCGGCGCAAGCTTCACCTACAAGATCATCCTCACCTGGGAGGAAGGCACGCTGTGGTGGCACGCGCACAGCGATTTCGACCGCAACACCGTGCACGGCGCCATCGTCATCCGCCCCAGGCGTGGCACTACCTACCCGTTCAAGAAACCCCACAAGGAGATACCCATCTTCCTTG GTGAGTGGTGGAAGGTCGACCTCCGGCAGGTGCTCGCCGACGCGCTCCGTACCGGCAGCGAGTTCAACGCATCCGACGCGAACACCATCAACGGCCAGCCCGGCGACCTGTTCCCGTGCTCCAGGGACGGCACGTTCAAGCTTCCCGTCGAGGACGGCAAGACGTACATGCTCCGCCTCATCAACGCGGTGTTCACCTACGAGTCCTTCTTCAGCGTCGCCGGGCACAGCCTCACCGTGATCGGCACCGACGGCTCCTACGTGAAGCCGTTCGCCGTGGACTACGTCTTCATCGCGCCGGGGCAGACGGTGACCGCTCTGCTCACGGCCGACCGCGCCTCGCGTGGGCTGCGGAACGCCCGGTACTACATGGCGGCGCGGCCGCTGTTACCGAACAACCCGTTCATAAGCTTCGACAAGTACGACAACAGCGTCGCCACCGCCGTGCTGGAGTacgccgacgacgacgcggcggcggcggcggccccggACCCGGAGTTCCCCGTCCTGCCGGCCATCAACGACAGCGCGGCGGCGGACGCGTACACGACGCGCCTACGGTCGCTCGCCAGCGAGGAGCACCCGGTGAGCGTGCCTCGCCACGTCCAGGAGCACATGCTCGTCACCCTCGCGGTGAACTTCCTCGCGTGCTCCCCCGACGAGCACTGCCAGGGGCCCCAAGGCAACCGCATGGGCGCGAGCCTGAACAACGTGAGCTTCGAGGCGCCGCGGCACGCGAGCATCCTCGACGCGTACTACCACAAGGACAAGGTCCGTGGCGTGCACACGACCGATGACCTGTTCCCTAGCAACCCGCCGCTGCTGTTCAACTTCACGGCCGGCGACGACCTCCCTCAGGAGCTCTGGTTCACGAAGCGCGGCGCGAAGGTGAAGGTGCTGGAGTACGGATCCACGGTGGAGGTGGTGCTCCAGAACACGGCGCTGCTCGGCGGCGATAGCCACCCCATTCACCTGCACGGGTTCAGCTTCTACGTGGTGGGAACGGGTTCCGGCAACTTCGACGGGGATAGGGACCCCGCCGGCTACAACTTGGTCGACCCGCCGTACCAGAACACGGTCGCTGTGCCCAATGGCGGGTGGTCTGCGATCCGTTTCCGTGCCGAAAATCCTG GTGTGTGGTTCATGCACTGTCACTTCGAACGGCACATGGCGTGGGGGATGGACACCGTTTTCATCGTCAAGGATGGGAATGTCCCGGAAGCTAAGATGTTGCCACCACCTCCGGGGATGCCTAGGTGTTGA
- the LOC8155486 gene encoding putative MO25-like protein At5g47540 isoform X4, whose translation MTGCLWPCVGAAVAGDGADHRGLFRSKPRTPVEVVQHVRDLVTYVLNNKDGCAGGRRDAKLEHRMLELSKGIKEMKGILYGNGEDDPCEEACKQLTKEFFKKNTDTFRQFIVCLQYVNLDTQKDVTQVIANLQRQKVDSRLVASDYLEANLDLLEILMSGYENLDIAIHYSTLLRDCIRHQVAARYVLESPHFRTFFDHIQFPDFNIQSDVFKTFKELMTRHKSTVAEFFSKNYDWFFAEFNSKLILSASNYFIRRQAVQLLRDILLERSNSAVMMCYVSSKEHLMIHMNLLRDDSIAIQVEAFHVFKLFVANKEQPPEITSILRTNRSKLLRFLKDFTAVEKDDKKFEADKATVISEILALAGAEN comes from the exons ATGACGGGGTGCCTGTGGCCGTGCGTGGGAGCGGCGGTGGCCGGGGATGGGGCCGACCACCGGGGGTTGTTCCGCTCCAAGCCCAGGACCCCCGTGGAGGTGGTACAGCACGTCAGGGACCTGGTCACCTACGTCCTCAACAACAAGGACGGCTGCGCCGGCGGCAGGCGCGACGCCAAGCTTGAGCACAGG ATGTTAGAACTAAGCAAAGGGATCAAAGAGATGAAAGGCATTCTCTATGGCAATGGTGAAGACGATCCTTGTGAAGAAGCTTGCAAGCAATTGACTAAGGAGTTCTTCAAGAAGAACACAGACACCTTTCGTCAATTTATTGTTTGCCTTCAATACGTGAACTTGGAT ACACAAAAGGATGTCACTCAAGTGATTGCAAATTTGCAAAGGCAAAAGGTTGATTCAAGATTGGTTGCCTCTGATTACTTGGAAGCTAACTTGGATCTTTTGGAAATTTTGATGTCTGG GTACGAAAACTTGGACATCGCAATACATTATAGTACTCTATTGAGAGACTGCATACGCCACCAAGTTGCTGCAAG GTACGTATTGGAATCTCCACACTTCAGGACATTCTTTGATCATATACAGTTTCCAGACTTCAATATACAATCCGATGTGTTTAAAACTTTTAAG GAGCTCATGACACGGCATAAATCAACTGTTGCTGAGTTCTTTTCCAAGAATTATGATTGG TTCTTTGCAGAATTCAACTCGAAGCTGATATTATCGGCTTCCAACTACTTCATCCGAAGGCAAGCTGTTCAA CTCTTGCGAGACATTCTTTTGGAAAGGTCAAACAGTGCAGTGATGATGTGCTATGTCAGTTCGAAAGAGCACCTCATGATTCATATGAACCTTCTAAGG GATGACAGCATAGCTATTCAGGTAGAGGCTTTCCATGTCTTCAAG CTGTTCGTCGCTAACAAGGAGCAGCCACCTGAGATCACCAGCATACTGCGCACCAACAGAAGCAAGCTCCTGAGGTTCTTGAAAGACTTCACCGCCGTGGAGAAAG ACGATAAGAAGTTCGAGGCCGATAAAGCTACGGTCATCTCGGAGATCCTAGCGCTAGCTGGCGCTGAAAATTAG
- the LOC8155486 gene encoding putative MO25-like protein At5g47540 isoform X3, with translation MTVISLLIMTYFRSWTTHVRRQRRRSRRRAESLARGRPARRARSSIGQTGGCWSIEMTGCLWPCVGAAVAGDGADHRGLFRSKPRTPVEVVQHVRDLVTYVLNNKDGCAGGRRDAKLEHRMLELSKGIKEMKGILYGNGEDDPCEEACKQLTKEFFKKNTDTFRQFIVCLQYVNLDTQKDVTQVIANLQRQKVDSRLVASDYLEANLDLLEILMSGYENLDIAIHYSTLLRDCIRHQVAARYVLESPHFRTFFDHIQFPDFNIQSDVFKTFKELMTRHKSTVAEFFSKNYDWFFAEFNSKLILSASNYFIRRQAVQLLRDILLERSNSAVMMCYVSSKEHLMIHMNLLRDDSIAIQVEAFHVFKLFVANKEQPPEITSILRTNRSKLLRFLKDFTAVEKDDKKFEADKATVISEILALAGAEN, from the exons ATGACAGTTATTTCTTTGCTAATTATG ACATATTTTAGGTCTTGGACGACGCACGTACGTCGCCAGCGGCGGCGGTCTCGTCGGAGAGCGGAGAGTCTAGcgcgcggccggccggccaggcGAGCGCGATCCTCGATCGGACAGACAGGTGGTTGTTGGTCGATCGAGATGACGGGGTGCCTGTGGCCGTGCGTGGGAGCGGCGGTGGCCGGGGATGGGGCCGACCACCGGGGGTTGTTCCGCTCCAAGCCCAGGACCCCCGTGGAGGTGGTACAGCACGTCAGGGACCTGGTCACCTACGTCCTCAACAACAAGGACGGCTGCGCCGGCGGCAGGCGCGACGCCAAGCTTGAGCACAGG ATGTTAGAACTAAGCAAAGGGATCAAAGAGATGAAAGGCATTCTCTATGGCAATGGTGAAGACGATCCTTGTGAAGAAGCTTGCAAGCAATTGACTAAGGAGTTCTTCAAGAAGAACACAGACACCTTTCGTCAATTTATTGTTTGCCTTCAATACGTGAACTTGGAT ACACAAAAGGATGTCACTCAAGTGATTGCAAATTTGCAAAGGCAAAAGGTTGATTCAAGATTGGTTGCCTCTGATTACTTGGAAGCTAACTTGGATCTTTTGGAAATTTTGATGTCTGG GTACGAAAACTTGGACATCGCAATACATTATAGTACTCTATTGAGAGACTGCATACGCCACCAAGTTGCTGCAAG GTACGTATTGGAATCTCCACACTTCAGGACATTCTTTGATCATATACAGTTTCCAGACTTCAATATACAATCCGATGTGTTTAAAACTTTTAAG GAGCTCATGACACGGCATAAATCAACTGTTGCTGAGTTCTTTTCCAAGAATTATGATTGG TTCTTTGCAGAATTCAACTCGAAGCTGATATTATCGGCTTCCAACTACTTCATCCGAAGGCAAGCTGTTCAA CTCTTGCGAGACATTCTTTTGGAAAGGTCAAACAGTGCAGTGATGATGTGCTATGTCAGTTCGAAAGAGCACCTCATGATTCATATGAACCTTCTAAGG GATGACAGCATAGCTATTCAGGTAGAGGCTTTCCATGTCTTCAAG CTGTTCGTCGCTAACAAGGAGCAGCCACCTGAGATCACCAGCATACTGCGCACCAACAGAAGCAAGCTCCTGAGGTTCTTGAAAGACTTCACCGCCGTGGAGAAAG ACGATAAGAAGTTCGAGGCCGATAAAGCTACGGTCATCTCGGAGATCCTAGCGCTAGCTGGCGCTGAAAATTA G
- the LOC8155486 gene encoding putative MO25-like protein At5g47540 isoform X2, translating to MTVISLLIMTYFRSWTTHVRRQRRRSRRRAESLARGRPARRARSSIGQTGGCWSIEMTGCLWPCVGAAVAGDGADHRGLFRSKPRTPVEVVQHVRDLVTYVLNNKDGCAGGRRDAKLEHRMLELSKGIKEMKGILYGNGEDDPCEEACKQLTKEFFKKNTDTFRQFIVCLQYVNLDTQKDVTQVIANLQRQKVDSRLVASDYLEANLDLLEILMSGYENLDIAIHYSTLLRDCIRHQVAARYVLESPHFRTFFDHIQFPDFNIQSDVFKTFKELMTRHKSTVAEFFSKNYDWFFAEFNSKLILSASNYFIRRQAVQLLRDILLERSNSAVMMCYVSSKEHLMIHMNLLRDDSIAIQVEAFHVFKLFVANKEQPPEITSILRTNRSKLLRFLKDFTAVEKDDKKFEADKATVISEILALAGAEN from the exons ATGACAGTTATTTCTTTGCTAATTATG ACATATTTTAGGTCTTGGACGACGCACGTACGTCGCCAGCGGCGGCGGTCTCGTCGGAGAGCGGAGAGTCTAGcgcgcggccggccggccaggcGAGCGCGATCCTCGATCGGACAGACAGGTGGTTGTTGGTCGATCGAGATGACGGGGTGCCTGTGGCCGTGCGTGGGAGCGGCGGTGGCCGGGGATGGGGCCGACCACCGGGGGTTGTTCCGCTCCAAGCCCAGGACCCCCGTGGAGGTGGTACAGCACGTCAGGGACCTGGTCACCTACGTCCTCAACAACAAGGACGGCTGCGCCGGCGGCAGGCGCGACGCCAAGCTTGAGCACAGG ATGTTAGAACTAAGCAAAGGGATCAAAGAGATGAAAGGCATTCTCTATGGCAATGGTGAAGACGATCCTTGTGAAGAAGCTTGCAAGCAATTGACTAAGGAGTTCTTCAAGAAGAACACAGACACCTTTCGTCAATTTATTGTTTGCCTTCAATACGTGAACTTGGAT ACACAAAAGGATGTCACTCAAGTGATTGCAAATTTGCAAAGGCAAAAGGTTGATTCAAGATTGGTTGCCTCTGATTACTTGGAAGCTAACTTGGATCTTTTGGAAATTTTGATGTCTGG GTACGAAAACTTGGACATCGCAATACATTATAGTACTCTATTGAGAGACTGCATACGCCACCAAGTTGCTGCAAG GTACGTATTGGAATCTCCACACTTCAGGACATTCTTTGATCATATACAGTTTCCAGACTTCAATATACAATCCGATGTGTTTAAAACTTTTAAG GAGCTCATGACACGGCATAAATCAACTGTTGCTGAGTTCTTTTCCAAGAATTATGATTGG TTCTTTGCAGAATTCAACTCGAAGCTGATATTATCGGCTTCCAACTACTTCATCCGAAGGCAAGCTGTTCAA CTCTTGCGAGACATTCTTTTGGAAAGGTCAAACAGTGCAGTGATGATGTGCTATGTCAGTTCGAAAGAGCACCTCATGATTCATATGAACCTTCTAAGG GATGACAGCATAGCTATTCAGGTAGAGGCTTTCCATGTCTTCAAG CTGTTCGTCGCTAACAAGGAGCAGCCACCTGAGATCACCAGCATACTGCGCACCAACAGAAGCAAGCTCCTGAGGTTCTTGAAAGACTTCACCGCCGTGGAGAAAG ACGATAAGAAGTTCGAGGCCGATAAAGCTACGGTCATCTCGGAGATCCTAGCGCTAGCTGGCGCTGAAAATTA A
- the LOC8075703 gene encoding putative laccase-9: MPLGQRSKMGGVAKMPAAGRLSWLLLLGVVLAFGVAASPAQAARNTHYDFVIKETKVTRLCQEKTILAVNGQFPGPTIYARKDDVVIVNVYNQGNKNITLHWHGVDQPRNPWSDGPEYITQCPIQPGANFTYKIIFTEEEGTLWWHAHSDFDRATVHGAIVIHPKRGSVYPYTKPHKEIPIILGEWWNADVEQVLLESQRTGGDVQLSDANTINGQPGDFAPCSKNDTFRMFVEHDKTYLLRVINAGLTNEMFFAIAGHRLTVVGTDGRYLKPFTVDYIMISPGQTMNMLLEANRPTNGSANSCYYMAARPFFTNIGLPVNDKNTTAILEYTDVSPSVGPPDSPYLPVINDTAAATAYTVQLRSLVTKEHPIDVPMEVDEHMLVTISINTLPCGANETCEGPGNGRLAASLNNVSFMPPTIDILDAYYYSISGVYEPDFPNKPPFFFNFTASDPPVEFQLTKRGTKVKVVEYGTVVEVVFQDTAILGAESHPMHLHGFSFYVVGRGFGNFDKDKDPTTYNLVDPPYQNTVSVPTGGWAAIRFRASNPGVWYMHCHFDRHTAWGMDTVFIVKNGKTPGAQMMPRPPNMPMC; this comes from the exons ATGCCCCTTGGACAGCGTTCGAAGATGGGCGGTGTAGCTAAGATGCCGGCAGCAGGCCGGCTCAGCTGGTTATTACTGCTAGGCGTGGTGTTAGCTTTTGGAGTTGCAGCTAGCCCGGCGCAGGCTGCCAGGAATACTCACTACGACTTCGTT ATCAAGGAGACTAAGGTCACCCGGCTCTGCCAGGAGAAGACCATCCTGGCCGTGAACGGGCAGTTCCCCGGGCCGACCATCTACGCGCGCAAGGACGACGTGGTCATCGTCAACGTGTACAACCAGGGCAACAAGAACATCACCCTCCACTGGCACGGCGTGGACCAGCCCCGGAACCCGTGGTCCGACGGGCCGGAGTACATCACGCAGTGCCCCATCCAGCCGGGTGCCAACTTCACCTACAAGATCATCTTCACCGAGGAGGAGGGCACGCTGTGGTGGCATGCGCACAGCGACTTCGACCGCGCCACTGTGCACGGCGCCATCGTCATCCACCCCAAGCGTGGCTCCGTCTACCCCTACACAAAACCGCACAAAGAGATACCCATCATCCTCGGTGAGTGGTGGAATGCAGACGTGGAGCAAGTTCTCCTGGAGTCCCAGCGGACCGGCGGCGACGTCCAGCTTTCGGACGCCAACACCATCAACGGCCAGCCCGGTGACTTCGCCCCGTGCTCCAAGAATGACACCTTCAGGATGTTCGTGGAGCACGACAAGACGTACCTGCTACGGGTCATCAACGCGGGGCTAACCAACGAGATGTTCTTCGCCATCGCTGGGCACCGCCTCACGGTGGTCGGCACTGACGGCCGCTACCTCAAGCCGTTCACCGTCGACTACATCATGATCTCCCCCGGACAGACCATGAACATGCTCCTCGAGGCCAACCGCCCCACCAacggctcagccaacagctgctACTACATGGCCGCGAGACCATTCTTCACCAACATCGGACTCCCAGTCAATGATAAAAACACCACGGCCATTCTGGAGTACACGGACGTGTCGCCCTCTGTGGGGCCACCGGACTCCCCCTACCTGCCGGTCATCAATGACACCGCCGCAGCGACAGCGTACACAGTGCAGCTCCGGTCCCTAGTCACCAAGGAGCACCCGATCGACGTGCCAATGGAGGTCGACGAGCACATGCTCGTGACAATCTCCATCAACACGCTCCCCTGTGGTGCCAATGAGACATGTGAAGGCCCCGGAAATGGCCGCCTTGCGGCGAGTCTGAACAACGTCAGCTTCATGCCGCCGACTATCGACATCCTCGATGCCTACTATTACTCCATTAGCGGTGTGTATGAGCCGGACTTCCCCAACAAGCCGCCTTTCTTCTTCAACTTCACCGCTTCAGACCCACCAGTGGAGTTCCAGCTCACGAAGCGGGGCACCAAGGTGAAGGTGGTGGAGTACGGCACCGTGGTGGAGGTGGTGTTCCAAGACACGGCCATCCTTGGTGCCGAGAGCCACCCCATGCATCTGCATGGCTTCAGCTTTTACGTGGTGGGCCGAGGCTTCGGTAACTTTGACAAGGACAAGGACCCAACAACGTACAACTTGGTCGACCCGCCGTACCAGAACACCGTCTCCGTGCCCACGGGCGGCTGGGCTGCAATACGCTTCCGTGCGTCAAATCCTG GTGTGTGGTATATGCATTGCCACTTCGATCGTCACACGGCGTGGGGCATGGACACTGTATTCATCGTGAAAAATGGCAAGACCCCAGGCGCTCAAATGATGCCACGTCCTCCTAACATGCCTATGTGCTAA
- the LOC8155486 gene encoding putative MO25-like protein At5g47540 isoform X5, which translates to MLIDHIRMLELSKGIKEMKGILYGNGEDDPCEEACKQLTKEFFKKNTDTFRQFIVCLQYVNLDTQKDVTQVIANLQRQKVDSRLVASDYLEANLDLLEILMSGYENLDIAIHYSTLLRDCIRHQVAARYVLESPHFRTFFDHIQFPDFNIQSDVFKTFKELMTRHKSTVAEFFSKNYDWFFAEFNSKLILSASNYFIRRQAVQLLRDILLERSNSAVMMCYVSSKEHLMIHMNLLRDDSIAIQVEAFHVFKLFVANKEQPPEITSILRTNRSKLLRFLKDFTAVEKDDKKFEADKATVISEILALAGAEN; encoded by the exons ATGCTTATCGATCACATCCGT ATGTTAGAACTAAGCAAAGGGATCAAAGAGATGAAAGGCATTCTCTATGGCAATGGTGAAGACGATCCTTGTGAAGAAGCTTGCAAGCAATTGACTAAGGAGTTCTTCAAGAAGAACACAGACACCTTTCGTCAATTTATTGTTTGCCTTCAATACGTGAACTTGGAT ACACAAAAGGATGTCACTCAAGTGATTGCAAATTTGCAAAGGCAAAAGGTTGATTCAAGATTGGTTGCCTCTGATTACTTGGAAGCTAACTTGGATCTTTTGGAAATTTTGATGTCTGG GTACGAAAACTTGGACATCGCAATACATTATAGTACTCTATTGAGAGACTGCATACGCCACCAAGTTGCTGCAAG GTACGTATTGGAATCTCCACACTTCAGGACATTCTTTGATCATATACAGTTTCCAGACTTCAATATACAATCCGATGTGTTTAAAACTTTTAAG GAGCTCATGACACGGCATAAATCAACTGTTGCTGAGTTCTTTTCCAAGAATTATGATTGG TTCTTTGCAGAATTCAACTCGAAGCTGATATTATCGGCTTCCAACTACTTCATCCGAAGGCAAGCTGTTCAA CTCTTGCGAGACATTCTTTTGGAAAGGTCAAACAGTGCAGTGATGATGTGCTATGTCAGTTCGAAAGAGCACCTCATGATTCATATGAACCTTCTAAGG GATGACAGCATAGCTATTCAGGTAGAGGCTTTCCATGTCTTCAAG CTGTTCGTCGCTAACAAGGAGCAGCCACCTGAGATCACCAGCATACTGCGCACCAACAGAAGCAAGCTCCTGAGGTTCTTGAAAGACTTCACCGCCGTGGAGAAAG ACGATAAGAAGTTCGAGGCCGATAAAGCTACGGTCATCTCGGAGATCCTAGCGCTAGCTGGCGCTGAAAATTAG